One window of Bacteroides sp. AN502(2024) genomic DNA carries:
- a CDS encoding SRPBCC family protein: MSNFESSVKIIPYSQERVYHKLSDLSNLEAVKDRLPKDKVQDLSIDSDTLSFSVSPVGQLTLQIVERDPCKCIKLATTNSPLPFNMWIQLVGTAEEECKVKVTIGMELNPFMRAMVQKPLQEGLEKMVDMLAVIDY; encoded by the coding sequence ATGAGTAACTTTGAGAGTAGTGTCAAGATAATACCTTACAGCCAGGAGCGTGTATATCATAAGCTTTCGGATCTGAGTAATCTGGAAGCCGTCAAAGATCGTTTGCCGAAAGATAAGGTGCAGGATTTGAGTATTGATTCGGATACGTTGAGTTTTAGTGTCTCTCCTGTCGGGCAACTGACCTTGCAAATTGTAGAGCGTGATCCTTGTAAATGTATAAAGTTGGCGACAACAAACTCTCCACTCCCCTTTAATATGTGGATTCAATTGGTTGGAACTGCAGAAGAAGAGTGTAAGGTGAAGGTTACTATCGGCATGGAGCTTAATCCGTTCATGAGAGCAATGGTTCAGAAACCTCTCCAGGAGGGCTTGGAGAAGATGGTTGATATGTTGGCAGTTATTGATTATTAA
- the ribD gene encoding bifunctional diaminohydroxyphosphoribosylaminopyrimidine deaminase/5-amino-6-(5-phosphoribosylamino)uracil reductase RibD, which translates to MEKSTKMEEEKYMRRCIKLAKNGLCNVSPNPMVGAVIVYNGGIIGEGYHIRCGEAHAEVNAIRSVKDESLLKHSTIYVSLEPCSHYGKTPPCADLIIEKQIPRIVIGCQDPFSEVAGRGIQKLRDAGREVTVGILEEECKSLIRRFITFNTLHRPFITLKWAESADRFIDIERTGGKPIVLSSPLSSMLVHKKRAEADAIMVGRRTALLDNPSLTVRNWYGRNPKRIVLDRALSLPNDLQIFNGNVPTFVFTEKHQPERNNITYITIDFSHNPLKQIMEALYQRKIQSLLVEGGSQLLQSFINNELWDEAYIEKCPSRLHSGVKSPQMNDKFSYSIEEHFERQFWHYVHRI; encoded by the coding sequence ATGGAGAAGAGCACCAAAATGGAAGAAGAAAAATACATGAGGCGTTGCATTAAGCTTGCAAAAAACGGGTTATGCAATGTGTCTCCCAACCCGATGGTAGGGGCTGTTATCGTATATAACGGAGGTATTATCGGTGAAGGTTATCACATTCGTTGCGGAGAGGCACACGCGGAAGTTAATGCAATCCGTTCTGTCAAAGATGAGTCTTTATTGAAACATTCTACGATTTATGTGAGTCTGGAACCTTGTTCCCACTATGGGAAAACACCTCCTTGTGCAGATCTGATTATAGAGAAACAGATACCACGCATTGTTATCGGATGCCAGGACCCCTTTTCTGAAGTAGCCGGGCGTGGGATTCAGAAACTACGGGATGCCGGACGGGAGGTTACAGTCGGCATATTAGAGGAAGAATGCAAATCGCTGATTCGTCGTTTTATTACGTTCAATACGCTTCACCGTCCTTTCATTACATTGAAATGGGCAGAATCAGCCGATCGTTTTATTGATATTGAACGTACAGGCGGAAAGCCTATAGTCCTCTCCTCTCCTCTTAGTTCCATGCTAGTGCATAAAAAAAGAGCAGAGGCCGATGCGATTATGGTAGGCAGGCGAACGGCTTTACTGGATAATCCGTCGTTGACAGTACGCAATTGGTACGGGCGCAATCCGAAACGTATTGTACTAGATCGCGCCTTATCCCTTCCAAATGATTTACAAATTTTCAATGGAAACGTACCGACATTTGTCTTTACTGAAAAGCATCAGCCGGAAAGAAATAACATCACATATATCACTATCGACTTCAGTCATAATCCCTTAAAACAGATCATGGAAGCATTGTATCAACGGAAAATACAATCTTTACTGGTAGAAGGAGGAAGTCAATTACTGCAATCGTTTATTAATAATGAACTATGGGATGAAGCGTATATCGAGAAATGCCCCAGCAGACTACATTCCGGTGTTAAATCGCCTCAAATGAACGATAAATTTA
- the pyrE gene encoding orotate phosphoribosyltransferase has translation MKNLERLFAEKLLKIKAIKLQPANPFTWASGWKSPFYCDNRKTLSYPSLRNFVKIEITRLILERFGQVDAIAGVATGAIPQGALVADALNLPFVYVRSTPKDHGLENLIEGELRPGMKVVVIEDLISTGGSSLKAVEAIRRDGCEVIGMVAAYTYGFPIAEEAFKNAKVTLVTLTNYEAVLDVALRTGYIEKEDIQTLNEWRKDPAHWDAGK, from the coding sequence ATGAAAAACTTAGAGAGACTATTTGCGGAGAAACTGTTGAAGATTAAGGCTATTAAACTTCAACCCGCTAACCCTTTTACATGGGCTTCTGGATGGAAATCCCCCTTTTACTGTGACAACCGTAAAACTCTGTCCTATCCTTCTCTTCGTAATTTTGTGAAGATTGAAATTACACGTCTGATATTGGAACGATTCGGACAGGTGGATGCGATTGCGGGTGTGGCTACAGGTGCTATTCCGCAGGGAGCTTTAGTAGCTGATGCATTGAACCTGCCGTTTGTGTATGTTCGTTCTACCCCCAAAGACCATGGATTGGAAAACCTGATTGAAGGTGAACTTCGTCCGGGCATGAAAGTCGTAGTCATAGAAGATTTGATTTCTACCGGTGGTAGTAGCTTGAAGGCTGTTGAAGCCATTCGTCGTGATGGTTGCGAAGTGATTGGTATGGTGGCAGCTTATACATACGGATTCCCGATAGCCGAAGAGGCATTCAAAAATGCGAAGGTGACTTTGGTGACGTTGACCAATTATGAAGCAGTGCTTGATGTTGCTCTTCGTACAGGTTATATTGAGAAAGAAGACATACAGACATTGAATGAATGGCGTAAAGACCCTGCTCATTGGGATGCTGGAAAATAA
- a CDS encoding FecR family protein produces the protein MRNYIQQLIELFGHNNYSADTQKRVQQWLVAEEHVDEKNEALRELWKQAEGQRVPDGMQQSIQRMRRNLGMQSVTSRRNYQLLIWRAAAIFLLAVSSVSIYLMLEKGRPEKDLVECYIPTAEIHELTLPDGTHVMLNSKSTLLYPEQFTGETRSVYLIGEANFKVKPDKKHPFIVKANDCQVTALGTEFNVNAYPESNELIATLLEGCVKVEFNNLMSNVILKPDEQLIYNKRTKEHDLRLPEMSDVTAWQRGELVFSNMHLEDIFTNLERKFPYAFVYSLHSMKKNTYSFRFRNQATLEEVMEIISQVVGDINYVIKGNKCYVTNKK, from the coding sequence ATGAGAAATTATATTCAACAACTCATAGAATTGTTCGGTCATAATAATTATTCAGCCGATACACAGAAGAGAGTGCAACAGTGGTTGGTTGCTGAGGAGCATGTTGATGAAAAGAATGAGGCTCTTCGTGAGCTTTGGAAACAGGCAGAAGGACAGAGAGTACCTGATGGTATGCAACAATCCATACAACGAATGCGGCGGAATTTGGGAATGCAGTCTGTTACTTCGCGTAGAAATTACCAGTTGCTTATATGGAGAGCTGCAGCAATTTTCTTATTAGCCGTCTCATCCGTTTCTATTTATCTGATGTTGGAAAAGGGCCGGCCGGAAAAAGACTTGGTTGAATGTTACATACCGACAGCAGAAATTCATGAACTCACATTACCGGATGGTACACATGTCATGCTGAATTCAAAAAGTACACTACTGTATCCGGAACAATTTACGGGAGAAACCAGAAGCGTATATTTGATTGGTGAGGCAAATTTCAAAGTAAAGCCGGATAAGAAACATCCTTTCATCGTAAAAGCTAATGATTGTCAAGTTACAGCTCTGGGAACAGAGTTTAATGTAAATGCTTATCCTGAAAGTAATGAATTAATAGCTACCTTATTGGAAGGTTGCGTGAAAGTGGAATTCAATAACTTGATGTCAAATGTTATATTGAAGCCCGACGAGCAATTGATATATAATAAACGAACGAAAGAACATGATTTACGATTACCGGAGATGAGTGATGTGACAGCATGGCAACGTGGGGAGCTTGTTTTTAGTAATATGCATTTGGAGGATATTTTCACTAATCTCGAGCGTAAGTTCCCTTACGCTTTTGTATATAGCCTTCATAGTATGAAGAAGAACACATATAGTTTCCGTTTCCGAAATCAAGCAACATTGGAAGAGGTGATGGAGATTATATCACAGGTGGTAGGAGATATAAATTATGTAATTAAAGGAAATAAATGTTATGTAACGAATAAGAAATAA
- the prmC gene encoding peptide chain release factor N(5)-glutamine methyltransferase, with amino-acid sequence MNRITAYIRQSLQDIYSQEEIKALSMLICCDMLGLDVLDIYMGKDIILSECKQRELENIIFRLQKNEPIQYIRGFAEFCGRNFKVASGVLIPRPETAELVELIVKENPNARRLLDIGTGSGCIAISLDKKLPDVDVEAWDISEEALVIARKNNEELEAGVKFLQRDVLSDDWEKVSSFDVIVSNPPYVTETEKNEMDANVLDWEPGLALFVPDEDPLRFYKRIGCLGRELLLPGGKLYFEINQAYGRETAHMLEMNQYRDVRVIKDIFGKDRIVTANR; translated from the coding sequence ATGAATCGTATCACCGCTTACATTCGCCAGTCTTTACAGGATATCTATTCACAGGAAGAGATAAAAGCTCTTTCAATGTTGATTTGTTGCGACATGTTAGGCTTAGATGTGCTCGATATTTACATGGGCAAAGATATAATTTTATCCGAATGCAAACAGCGTGAATTAGAAAACATTATATTCCGTTTACAGAAAAATGAACCTATACAGTACATTCGCGGTTTTGCAGAGTTTTGTGGAAGGAATTTTAAGGTTGCTTCCGGTGTGTTAATCCCTCGACCGGAGACCGCAGAGCTAGTAGAGCTAATCGTTAAGGAGAACCCAAATGCCCGTCGTCTGTTAGATATAGGTACGGGGAGCGGATGCATTGCGATCTCTTTGGATAAAAAACTTCCGGATGTAGACGTAGAGGCTTGGGATATTTCGGAAGAAGCGTTGGTTATTGCCCGTAAAAACAATGAAGAATTGGAAGCCGGAGTGAAATTCCTACAAAGAGATGTACTGTCCGATGATTGGGAAAAGGTGTCGTCTTTTGATGTGATCGTCAGTAATCCGCCTTATGTGACTGAAACGGAGAAAAATGAAATGGACGCTAATGTCCTTGATTGGGAACCGGGTTTGGCCTTGTTTGTTCCTGACGAGGACCCTTTGCGGTTTTATAAACGTATAGGCTGTCTGGGACGTGAATTGCTATTGCCGGGAGGAAAACTTTATTTTGAGATCAACCAGGCTTATGGCCGGGAGACAGCACACATGCTTGAAATGAACCAATACCGTGATGTTCGTGTTATAAAAGACATATTTGGAAAAGATAGAATAGTTACAGCTAACCGATGA
- the argH gene encoding argininosuccinate lyase: MAQKLWEKSVQVNKDIERFTVGRDREMDLYLAKHDVLGSMAHITMLESIGLLTKEELELLLAELKSIYASAERGEFVIEDGVEDVHSQVELMLTRRLGDMGKKIHSGRSRNDQVLLDLKLFTRTQIKEVAEAVEQLFHVLIHQSERYKDVLMPGYTHLQIAMPSSFGLWFAAYAESLVDDMLFLQAAFKMCNRNPLGSAAGYGSSFPLNRTMTTDLLGFDSMNYNVVYAQMGRGKMERNVAFALATIAGTISKLAFDACMFNSQNFGFVKLPDDCTTGSSIMPHKKNPDVFELTRAKCNKLQSLPQQIMMIANNLPSGYFRDLQIIKEVFLPAFQELKDCLQMTTYIMNEIKVNEHILDDDKYLLIFSVEEVNRLAREGMPFRDAYKKVGLDIEAGKFSHTKEVHHTHEGSIGNLCNVEISALMQQVIDGFNFCGMERAEKALLGR; the protein is encoded by the coding sequence ATGGCACAGAAACTTTGGGAGAAGTCCGTACAGGTGAATAAGGATATTGAACGTTTCACAGTAGGTCGTGATCGCGAGATGGATCTTTATTTGGCCAAGCATGATGTGCTCGGCTCTATGGCTCACATTACGATGCTGGAAAGTATCGGTTTGTTGACGAAAGAAGAACTGGAACTGTTGCTGGCAGAGTTGAAGAGTATTTATGCTTCGGCAGAAAGAGGTGAATTTGTGATAGAAGACGGGGTGGAAGATGTACATTCACAGGTAGAACTGATGTTGACCCGTCGTTTGGGTGATATGGGAAAGAAAATACACAGTGGCCGTTCCAGAAACGATCAGGTCTTATTGGATTTGAAACTTTTTACCCGTACGCAAATAAAAGAAGTGGCCGAAGCAGTAGAACAACTTTTCCATGTACTGATTCATCAGAGCGAACGATATAAAGACGTTTTGATGCCGGGGTATACTCACTTACAGATCGCGATGCCTTCTTCTTTTGGTTTGTGGTTCGCTGCTTATGCCGAGAGTCTGGTGGACGATATGCTGTTTTTGCAGGCTGCATTTAAAATGTGTAATCGTAATCCATTGGGTTCTGCAGCAGGATATGGCTCGTCCTTTCCTTTGAACCGGACAATGACGACCGACTTACTTGGCTTCGATTCGATGAATTATAATGTTGTGTATGCTCAAATGGGGCGCGGGAAAATGGAACGTAATGTCGCTTTTGCATTGGCTACGATTGCCGGAACCATTTCCAAGTTAGCTTTTGATGCCTGCATGTTTAATAGTCAGAATTTTGGTTTCGTGAAATTGCCGGATGACTGTACCACGGGGTCCAGTATTATGCCTCATAAGAAGAATCCGGATGTTTTTGAACTGACACGTGCTAAATGCAATAAATTGCAATCGCTTCCTCAACAAATTATGATGATTGCAAATAATCTGCCTTCCGGTTATTTCCGTGATTTACAAATTATAAAAGAAGTTTTCCTGCCTGCTTTTCAGGAATTGAAAGATTGTTTGCAGATGACAACTTACATTATGAATGAGATAAAGGTCAATGAACATATCCTTGATGACGACAAATACCTCCTTATTTTTAGCGTGGAAGAGGTGAATCGTCTGGCACGTGAAGGTATGCCTTTCCGTGATGCATACAAGAAGGTTGGTCTGGATATTGAAGCGGGAAAATTCTCTCATACAAAAGAAGTACACCATACTCATGAAGGCAGTATTGGCAACCTTTGCAATGTGGAAATCTCTGCATTGATGCAGCAAGTGATCGATGGATTCAATTTTTGTGGAATGGAGAGAGCGGAGAAAGCGCTGCTTGGGAGATAG
- a CDS encoding RNA polymerase sigma-70 factor: MENTDKQIELKFQRFFTVNFPKVKNFAQMLLKSERDAEDVAQDVFCKLWLQPELWLNNDKELDDYIFIMTRNIVLNIFKHQQVEQEYQAEVIEKTFLYELTEKEEILNNVYYKEMLLIIQLTLEKMPKRRRLIFELSRFQGLSHQEIADKLGVSIRTIEHQVYLALIELKKVLLFFIFFSNIFK; this comes from the coding sequence ATGGAAAATACTGACAAGCAGATTGAATTAAAGTTTCAGCGGTTTTTTACTGTGAATTTTCCGAAAGTAAAGAACTTTGCTCAAATGCTGCTTAAATCTGAACGTGATGCGGAAGATGTGGCTCAAGATGTTTTTTGTAAGCTTTGGTTGCAGCCGGAGTTATGGCTGAATAATGATAAAGAACTAGACGATTATATCTTTATAATGACTAGAAATATAGTTCTGAACATCTTTAAACATCAACAGGTAGAACAAGAATATCAGGCGGAGGTTATAGAAAAGACTTTTCTTTATGAATTGACAGAGAAAGAAGAGATTTTGAATAATGTATATTATAAGGAGATGCTGTTGATTATTCAGTTGACCTTGGAAAAAATGCCGAAACGTCGTCGGCTGATATTCGAACTTAGTCGTTTCCAGGGATTAAGTCATCAAGAAATAGCAGATAAACTCGGTGTTTCTATTCGCACTATAGAGCATCAGGTTTATTTGGCATTGATCGAATTAAAGAAGGTGCTTCTCTTTTTTATTTTTTTCTCCAATATTTTTAAGTAG
- a CDS encoding regulatory protein RecX yields the protein MSAQLTDEEALNRVASYCSTAEHCRAEINEKLQRWGIAYDTIARILDQLESEKFIDDERFCRAFVNDKFRFAKWGKMKIAQGLYMKKIPSDVAWRYLNEIDEEEYLSILRDLLASKRKSIHAADDYELNGKLMRFAMSRGFELKDIKRCIDVPDEEE from the coding sequence ATGAGTGCACAATTGACTGATGAAGAGGCTTTAAATCGAGTAGCCTCTTACTGCTCTACTGCCGAGCATTGCCGGGCAGAAATAAATGAGAAGTTACAACGTTGGGGAATTGCCTATGATACCATTGCGCGTATTCTTGACCAACTGGAATCTGAGAAGTTTATCGATGATGAACGTTTCTGCAGAGCTTTTGTGAATGATAAGTTTCGCTTTGCCAAATGGGGAAAAATGAAAATAGCCCAAGGGCTTTATATGAAGAAGATTCCATCTGATGTGGCATGGCGTTATCTGAATGAAATCGATGAAGAAGAATACCTTTCTATTCTGCGTGACCTGCTGGCTTCTAAACGAAAAAGTATCCATGCGGCAGACGATTATGAATTGAATGGAAAGCTGATGCGATTCGCTATGAGTCGTGGCTTCGAACTGAAAGATATCAAGCGTTGTATCGACGTTCCCGATGAAGAGGAGTAA